The nucleotide window AACCATACATCAGATATTGCAAGACGTGCTTACGAAATATCAGAAAAAACTTTTACAACCCCTTCTCTGAGGGTTGCTCCTATCAAAGCTTCTTCCTTCATGGATATTGATGCTTCGCAGAAGGGAACCGCAGGAAGCAAAGCTTCAGAAGTTTTCGTTACTTCAGGAACTACAACAGTTCCTTTCTTATACCCGGGATGTACAGCAGATATCGAAATGCGCAAATCCGGGAGTAATGAAACGGCTTATTTTACCAAGCTGATGATTATTGAAGTCACTCACGAAGTAGATGCCAGAGGCTATTACGATGGTAAATTTGAAGCAATTGCCGCAGATACAGGATTTATTCCGCGTCCCGAATTTCAGATGCCAAAAGCAGAAGCCCAGTTTGGAAAAGTAATTTCAAATACCGATCCTTTAAATCAGGGAAGAGTACGGGTGCAGTTCGATTGGCAAAACGGACCTGATACTACCGAATTTATCCGCGTAATGACTCCGGATGCCGGAAGTAGTGATAAAGTAAGTAAGAACAGAGGATTTATGGCTGTTCCGGAAGTAGGAGACCAGGTTATTGTCAACTTTGTACATCAGCATCCTGATCGTCCGTTTGTGATGGGAGGAATGTTCCATGGTGGAATCGGCGGCGGTGGAGGAACCGGTAACAATATAAAGAGCCTGAGCAGCAGAAGTGGAAATAAATTAGAATTAAATGATGGTGAAGGATCTGTATTTCTAACGGATCAGGGCGGAGCCAATATGAAGTTTGACGGGGCAGGAAATGTCCAGACTAATGCTAATAACAATAAAACGGTAAACGTAGGAAATAATAATACGGTAAATGCCGGCAGTACAAATTCCATTAATGTCGGAGGAAAAGAAGGCGGGGCAGCCAATTCTGTCCTGACAATGGACGCAGACGGAAATATTTCTCTCGAAGGAAAAACAAAAATTGAATTAAGGGTAGGTCAAAACAGTATCACAATTACTAAAGAAGGCATTACTATATCTGCAAAAGAAGGAATGCTGGATTTGAATTCATTGAAAAATGCATTATTGGTAACACAGGATAACCTGAGTATTCACAGTAAAGCAGTCACTTCAATGAATGCGACAGGAGATATATTTATTACCGGAAGTAATGTTGATATCAACTAATATCGTGAATGTATTCTAAAACGTATTAAAACATGACTTTGGAACCGAATAAAGCTGAAAAAAATGACCATCTGTCAGGATTTAAATATGCCTGGTATAAAAAAGGAGAATATCACATCAATATCAAATCCTATCTTACGTTGGGAACAGGGAAAGCTAACCAGACAGAAATAGAAGAAGACTGGATCGTAACACCTGGAGAATACAATCATATTAACATCCATTCTTCTACCCAGAGATATATTCAGGCAGACGGACAAATGCAGCCGTTTTATGAAATTCTTGAGAAAATAAACAAAGCAACGGAAGTTGTTGAACTATCTTTAAATACCGATAAAAGTATTCATGAAGTCACCAATAAAAATGAAATTCTACGCAGGTGGGAAGAGATAAAAAAGGATCTGCATTTTTTTGAACTGATAAAAGAAAGTTACAAGGCATTTATTCAGATCTATGATCAGGAATTTAACAATATAGATCGTAATATCAGTCGAAATTTTTTGTATCAGAT belongs to Chryseobacterium gleum and includes:
- a CDS encoding type VI secretion system Vgr family protein: MFQDDKTKIKNSQQSISQDTETIKKTAQENAVAKAEEKVSKAGDKIKKTAETAQHVNSAQETGKFLNQTLVSNDPSVVETKVWARQPTSKIHNAEAISQSYIAGINRVIKLDVIIEGQIINHFNHFKLVQSATRHHEFSLMLAHDTLGKPENHNLEEAQRFLGKRITVVFKYKDIEKGAERNFVGVITEVGFSQEKGSLGNIMIKGYSPTVLLDAAPHIQSFGGSQPVSLNSIADQVIKEGLGQHKFDFRVDAQHGNISYSSQYEETHYNYLARMAEAYGEQFYYDGEVLHFGKLPPQEKPVRLTYGSSVSDIAIKMKAQHVSPTFYGYNSSKNEKLTTGSSKINHTSDIARRAYEISEKTFTTPSLRVAPIKASSFMDIDASQKGTAGSKASEVFVTSGTTTVPFLYPGCTADIEMRKSGSNETAYFTKLMIIEVTHEVDARGYYDGKFEAIAADTGFIPRPEFQMPKAEAQFGKVISNTDPLNQGRVRVQFDWQNGPDTTEFIRVMTPDAGSSDKVSKNRGFMAVPEVGDQVIVNFVHQHPDRPFVMGGMFHGGIGGGGGTGNNIKSLSSRSGNKLELNDGEGSVFLTDQGGANMKFDGAGNVQTNANNNKTVNVGNNNTVNAGSTNSINVGGKEGGAANSVLTMDADGNISLEGKTKIELRVGQNSITITKEGITISAKEGMLDLNSLKNALLVTQDNLSIHSKAVTSMNATGDIFITGSNVDIN